AAATTCCAGACAAATCATTTAACAGCATTTATGTATGAGGACACAACACACAAACAACCTGCACCACCCTGTGTGCACGGCAAAAGACCTAGCACAAATCaatgcaaatacatttttaataataatatattacagcATTTGACCTTTATTCTGCACCGGTATGTGGCACTTCACTGAACATTTAATAAAGGCTGGGAGTTATTTGAGAAAAAAGCAGCAatagacaaagaaaacatgGCAGCTCGATGAGTCCAAGCAGCTATTTACTTCCTAAAAGTATTTATATGAACATGTGATAGTGTCTTCTGCTTTTCGTCAAATGCCTATGATGCAGATGTGACAGATGTGTCTGCTCTATAATTACATAAAATGTTGTTTATGGGAAGGGAAGCAAGATGAAGGAGCACTGGGTGGGTCTATACCAGAAGCCTTACATTATTTAGGAACCAGGCaggtacacatacagtacatgtttATAGCACGTATATCATATTATCACTGTTGTATTATGATGTCTGAATTAGCATAGTACAGTAGCATAGTAGAGTAGCATATATATGtaagtatgtatgtatatgcTACTGTACTAAActgattttaatgttttagaTGCATTTTATATCTATAGCTGACAACAATATTAACAATATTAACTTAACACTTTCATTAACCAACAAATGCCAATTTAATAAGGATAAATGGGTCCTGAGGAAATAAAGCACAAAACAATTACACTTGCAACATTATAAAGTCACTTTTAGATATATACATTTGGCTGTGTAAATGTTTCGTAAGTTGATACTAAAGAAtgcatttctttaaataaacaggACGGGCTGTGTCTCATCCATTACTATAAGGTCGAAATGTCTGCGTGTTGATGCACAGACTGTAATTCCCTACGGGAGGGCAGCCAATGAATCTCTATAAAAACAACACCGAGTAGATGAAACAGCGGCATATTATTAGTATATCAGTACATTTAAACTACAAACAAAACCTTATTCGAAGTAAATAATCAAAATGTTAAAGTTTTACAGCCTGATGCTCGAGTAAAGTGGAATGATTAATAGTCTAGGAACTGTCAATGAGACTCGGCATCAACCCACAAACGCGATTTAAACCCTGAGCAGTACCTCACAAAGAAGAAACGTCGAAGTGCTTTGCTGTATGGAGGTCCGTTTAAAGAGAGTCTTTCTCTTCAGATGTCGATCCGTGGCGCTTCCTCCTATTCACCATCTTTACCAACAGCCATTTTGAAGCAGGGCGAGCTCAGCTGTGCTTCTTCCCGGAGACGGCGAGTCCCTGGCAACACACTGCGTGACGTCACGTCTATTACTCGAATCTCATCACGAGTATGCAAATAATACACATATctgttaattttgtgttaaatcGTAAATCTTTATgctaaaaaaatagttttattaaTAACAAATCTAGTTATACAGTTTTTTTGCTGAAGAGTTTTTTGCtgaaggggacatatcatgaaaatctgacttttccatgtttaagtgctacgATTGGGTCCACGGTGCTttaatcaacctagaaaatctgaataagatcaacccagtaactaaggtttggtaaaccattctctgcaagcatgttaaaaataggtaattgaaatttggctccccttgtgatgtcagaaggggataatttCGCCCCTTAATCGGCACTATTCAACCACAACACTTCCATTTAGGGCAGAGATCAACTAATTAGCATTTTTACAGGACAGACCCCaaacggcaaatttttgctcataccGGCTCATACCTACTAAGTGGCAATttcaacatgctataataaattatctatacgATGAGCTAGAACTACACTTGTGTAGTCTGGGGGcaccaaagttttatttgacatctttaaaaagtcttgtgaaatgtcctctttaaaccTAATCGAAAGGTAAACTTCAGAAGATGCTGTCAAtagtaatttattttaattttaatattatacaataaatgtttattcaataaaatataatcaaacaaaaaaaacgatTTCATatctaatattttattttttcctaaTTGTTATGTTTGTTCAACATTTGTTCCATATGTTATTTCTTTATTGATTAAAGGTGACTTTAAAAATCATCCAGTCCATTAATCTGAATGAAATAATATTATAGGTAATTAGAATTAAATAATATGgatttaagtcatttttgaaacatttcttTTTCTCTGTATTTGACAAAAATTGACAAGGTTATActctataattttttttaatgagactGTTTAAGATACATAATCTGCTTACTTCTTTATTTGCtcaatgtttaaaatgtgtGCGCATTATTCAATTTTATAAGTCTTTCTCATTTTATCCTGTGGTTTACATTTATCCTTATCTGTACAGTCTATACCATAATGCCACCCGGATCAGGTTACTTATTACTTGTGATGGCGCAAAGTGCATGTCTTATGTCTGCAGGGCAAAAGGTAGATGTTAAGCATGATAGCACAAAGCTTTGTAAATAATCAATATATTTCAGACATTTTATTACTGAATTATTAATTTGGAACTGCACATGACCTGTACATGGTTACCAGTAAACAAATACACCACAAAGTAGTAAAAGGCCCCTTTTAatcacataatttaaaaaataaaataaaattcaagGTCCACACAGACAGAGGACCTCCTACACGATTTCAATGAACTTGAACACAGACATCAGCTTCATTTCTAACCTTCAGCAGGCCAAACCTTATGGCCATAATGTGCAAAACTATACATACAGATTCACTGTCACTGACTTGCAAAGGTCACACAATTAACAGTACTATCAGACACTTTCCCCCAGATGTTGCCTTAACATTCCAGTACAGGTTAAAGATTACTTTTTAACACACCCAAATGAGATGTGATAAGAAGTCTAATACTTTTGTTTATGGGAAAATAATCTCTGGTCTTTAGAGTGGAATGTACTACATATAACTTTCAGAGTTTGATGTGAAGACTACATGGACAAGACGTTACAACAAACATAACATGACAAAAAAAAGCCAAGGGCCCCGTTTTACGAAATCAAATCGTAAGCTGCTGTATCTTCATTCATGTCTTTATTTTGGGGAcaactttatatttattttgggTACTCCTTTCATATGAACTCATTTAgtttttaaacataataatGCCATTGTTTTCCAATTGGTATTGGTCTTGTCTCctgcaaattatatttatagCCCAAAATTAGACCACTAGGTCAGCACACTAATACTTGCTGTGGCAAGTTGGATCACAAAGTAATTTTATACAACTATGTTTTCTTGGCAACTCCACCTTATACCAGGCAGATTTATTCCATCATCTCAAATCATGGTAAAATCCTGGTACCACTATACTGAGCCAAGGGATGACTCTTTTCATGTGTGGCTTGAGAATAGGTACGTGTGCCCAGTCTGTGTGTATGTCGAAATGCAGCAAGGCGTTTCAGGACTCATGTAGCTTTTTGTTTCTGGTTGCTGTCTGTGATCTCCAAACTTGGTTGGAGGGCAGCCTGTTGCTCTTTCAGCCGAAGATGGCGTGGTTTCACAGGCAGAGCGATGGCCAGCAATATACAGCCTATGTGGAGGGAGAAGTACCAAGACCTACAGAGTGGTAAAGAGAGAGTAGATGAATGAATTGAAATACTCAGAATCCCGTAATTTGTACTCTGTTCTCTTTATTAGTCCCCCACCTGTAAAACTTGAGCGAAGGGCCCACAGAAAGCAGCACAAATGGTACCACTGTGTAACAAATGGCAATCTGTGTAGCCGCCCATGTGATGATGTCATATATGAACTTGTGAGTTGGTGAGCCCAAGAAGTATGGTCTGACATTATGCCTTACCTAAGGAAAAATACAATTAGATTATTAATCATATCTACTTAAATTAAAGCAAGATCGCAATCTAACAACAATAGTCAAACTGGATTTTACAGGCGGGTCCTGCTAATGCACATCTGTGAGACATCATTATAACAAGGATTTCTATTATATAACTTCTATTACAGATATATTAAGCATTATGAGATTTTTCGTCACAAGGCTGTTGTGTATTTTGGTACAGCGTTATGTCACTCACTGCTCTGGCTGCAAGTGTGATGACAATGCCCGTGAGGAAGGTGAGGTAGTATCCTGGATAAGCCCCGTGCCACATGGCTGACAGCAGAAAGGTGGCAGCGGTGGGGTTATAAGGACAACGTTCATAACACACCCTACACAAAACAATACACACTTAACAGTAAGAAAACATGCTTATTTGTTTATTCCATTAAATAGCACGATTTTATAAACCAATCAAatcaaaaactttaaaaaaatctatactaAGGTGCACTAATGCCTTGAACCTAAGCAATTACATCTGCAGTTATCATTCATGCTTTATAAAATTAATGGCTTCTGAGACCATTAGATGGCGTCAATGGATTCTTCATAAAATCTAGACATGTACATATGAAGGTAGACAGATGCTGACAGTGTCTGGCAATTCATACCTTTTAAGCCAGTGTGCTGTTTGGATATTCCAGTTATCCAGGAAAACCTTAAAGCTGGTTGCGCACTAAAAAACACGAGGGTTCATTAAGAAAATTATAACAATTCTGACAAAGCTCTGAAAATTCACAGTAGCTCGACTGACCTCTATATTCATGATCCTGAGGTTGGAAATGAGATCCCATCGTGGCAAACCTTCACTGTCATAACCATTAAAGCCAAATCCTGCTGCGTTGTTAATGGCATCAGCTATTCATGACAGCATGATCATAGTTTCATCAGATATGGGGAGATATAAAGAGAGATTAATGTTATGGCATTTCTGACAAAGTTCCATTAGTGAGacaatattttataaaactCATTTTGTAAAAGTGGCACTTAGGCCAATATCTAGCTGATTAAATATATAGAAAAAATATATCCATATATATACAATGTTATGCCCTAttcaaatgttaatttaaaacaggTAAATTTTTccaattaattttttaaaacagaaaaGGACATTCTTTGACTTCTGGATATGCTTGATAAAGCATaggttattacattttaaatgtgtttttagatAAATGTTATGGATATAAAAAGTATATTTCCTTCtatattatgattttttttataaatcacacacaTCTTTCTTTCAGTTCCATCTTTTTCCTGAAGGGGGCACTGCAACACAAGATATAGGCCCAAATCTATGTTGTGTAATATGTTGATCCTAATTCAAATGGGTCACATAACCAGTCCTCAGAACATGATGATGGATAATGCATCCCAATATGTCATTTATCATACCCGAACATAAATGATGATGGTGGAACGGGAAAGACAAACTGTTGCTTGTGCTTTAACAAATTGCTTGTACCATTCCGGgttataaaacaaacacatagcccattatgggtaaaaaggaCTATTTGGAAATAGATAAAGACCGATAGACACAGCGATATTAAATAGCCCATAATATCCAATAAAAGAACAGAAGTGAAGCGAAGATTAGTATAAAAGTATGTCTCAATTTAGATAAAAATTAAGGAGAAAGTAAGTGAGGCAGATGAAAAGAGAAGGAGAGGCAGAAAGTCAACGCACCCAGAGTCCAAACAAAGTAGTATTTAGGCCGGGTGGTCAGCATGGACAAATACAGGTAGACCACCTGAGCATAGATGGGCGTGGTGGCgataaaatcatcatcaacGTTACGCTCCACAGGACAGACTTTGCATACGGAGAGGAAGACCATCAAGGAGATGAAGCAGGTGGCCAGCTTTTGGATGACCGCCGTCTGTGAAAAGACAGAGACAGAAAGTCAGAAACTGTTgtgaatcaatcaatcaatctcTATTATCTaaatatctatatctatatatataaaattacagAAGGTACTAAAAGCAAAATCAATACACAGGCCTATAGACCACAATCTTTAAATCTCTTTGGTTTCTTACATCTTTGAGCAATTGTTGCTATGTGAGGCAGGTTAAAATGCTGAACAATGACAGTATAGAGCAAATAATCTAATCTAAAAACCAAATCTAATCATATTTAGCACTAAATAAGATGATAATTGTACAGAGCGAGTTGTAAATATTCGGTCATGTTCCATTTATTAATTAGTAAAATAAAGCAATGCTTCAAATTGTTTATGCAAAGTGCTACATTAAAGGATCTTTGCTTTTTAAATCCTCCCATTGGAATGTGAAATAGGCAATACAATctgaaatatttaattaatgatTATGATTATAATCAATATTGCAGACCATATGGAGAGCAGGTTTAGATTTAGAGAATAGAAGTATATATGATTTTGGAAAAAATGCAAATAATGTATAGCAGCCTATGTTCAGCCCTTTTGTGATTTGTGACATGGTGTATAATATGAGGTTcctaaaacaaaaaatacaaacgTTTGGTGAAGGGTCATTCAGCCTGCTCTTCCCATTCACTTTGTCTTTGGTTTCCTGATCTCTATGACGACAGGGGGAGCCCTCAATGAAGGCGATGTAATCATTATAGGAGCAGGTGGGACCAGCCAAAATGCCCATGAAATTACAGTTATAACTGAAGTACTCTAATAAACTGGGCATCCGCCTGGATAAAAGACAAAGCCATAGGAAAggttaatgattttttttaattacagtAACATACATACTTTTATAAAAGACTAACTTAAGATTTGTATTTGATAGAACAATAATTTGTGCCCAATGtataataacaaaataaaaaagacatatgaagagttttaaATCCAGTTATCCATGTAACTGACTTCAGTGTCTTCATATTGTTTACATATAACGCTCTTAACAAACGTATAAGATAAGACAAATAAAGTTATATGTTAACTTGCTTTAACCTTATTGCCAGCAGTTTTTGACCCCGATTAAGCTGATCTTCCTTCCTTGCCATTCCTGCAACAATAAAGGAAAAACAATCAATTCCACTTTTTCAAGATCCAATCCAAAACATTGATCTCTCTCTGTCACATCTCTCCACCTTCTGGTGCAAGATTGACAGCTGATGTCCGTGCGGTCGGTCTACAATTTGATTTCTCTTCAGGTTTAGGTCAATACAGAgtgatttaataaatataagTTAATGTATTTACCTtgaatttatatttaaaacaacataggTAATGATAAAAGGCATGTTTATTCACTAAATTATATTTAACAATTTACATTCAGGGCTTCAGAAAACTTGACATATCGCACACTGGTCATATGTACCACTTTTATGGTGCTTCTTTTGATTAACTTTCACGATCCTCTGATTTACAGAGGTAattaaagtgagaaaaaagaTGCTCTGTTGTTTGTCTTCCTGCAAGATAAGGCGAGGCGAGTCTGGGTAAGTGACTTAAATAATTTCTCGTTCTTTTATTGCCATGCTTATGCACATAACAACACAAAGTACTTTACATGTTTCATTAAAGTTTATGACCAGCCCAATCAGAATTGAGGAGAATGAGCTATACACATACAGAAACAACAGTCCCAGAGGCAGCAAGGACTTCTTGCACTATTAGTGTCCTTTGGCCCACAGAGAATATCAATGACAGTTTATTCAGGGCAATGGGTAAAACCTTTTGTATACAGGTAGTGGCAGACATCTTCATTTTACTCTTACATATAGGTAAGAATAGGGGTATTACTAAACTGTTATAACATGATGTAAGCAATTTTATATAGCAGAAAGAGCATatatcaaaataaattatatgtgATTATATTTCCATTTATTCTACGAATTAAACTGATTTGGTCAATAACTATAATAAAGCAAATactgacagccaatcaaaattcatttgaatttaaagggctcacacatttttaatgtgagactacagaacacgtgcacagaataaatataatattattggTCACTGGTGTGGACGCTAATATAGTTATCAGTATAGTTATCTTTACAGTTGCGGTGTGAATGGGCCTTGCACATTTGGGGACCTACTCTGTTCTGAAGCATCTATGACAAAGACTTGCAGGACAGCAGCTGAACTCATCAAAAATGAGAGGAATGATGTAGAGATAATGGGAATAATTTTAAGAATGCTGTGTGGGGTCCCAAACATCATCAGGGTCATTTATTACCCTGTGGAACAAAGGAGTGGAGTAACGGAAGGCGGGGCTTGTTTTCATTTGCTTTCATTGCATCTCTGTGCCTTCCATTTCTTTAATTAGTTTTTCAGGGCCTTTGGCAGCATATTGGATGATCATTTGAATGCCATACCCCACATCAATACAATGTGTGTGTATTCTTAACCTCTTAACCAAACACATAAACACTCCCATCTTTACCATCATGGATCTCAAAAGCCACACTGGTTATCTTCTGTGTGATGACCATCATGGGCCTGTCAGAGAGAAATaagtagagagagagagagagagccatgATGACACTGCAGCTTAAGTATAATGTCAGTAAGCTATATCCGTATATTCTTACCCTGTAAAATCGGCGGAGTACATTCCGTAATCAAAGACGTAAACCCGAGTGATTTGGCAGAAGCTGAGATAACCCAGGGCAACCACTAAACAGTATCTGCAAagataatatttacatttttatgcattttaaatgtaatgcagTTATC
The nucleotide sequence above comes from Paramisgurnus dabryanus chromosome 12, PD_genome_1.1, whole genome shotgun sequence. Encoded proteins:
- the mboat2b gene encoding lysophospholipid acyltransferase 2b isoform X1, coding for MATEAISACTGSSLLQPISEITNLPLDQVNFVVCQLCALLTAVWFRLYLHPSKTSPFVRHVVATLLGIYFALFCFGWYALHFLLQSGITYGIMILTGVEHMHKYCLVVALGYLSFCQITRVYVFDYGMYSADFTGPMMVITQKITSVAFEIHDGMARKEDQLNRGQKLLAIRRMPSLLEYFSYNCNFMGILAGPTCSYNDYIAFIEGSPCRHRDQETKDKVNGKSRLNDPSPNTAVIQKLATCFISLMVFLSVCKVCPVERNVDDDFIATTPIYAQVVYLYLSMLTTRPKYYFVWTLADAINNAAGFGFNGYDSEGLPRWDLISNLRIMNIECATSFKVFLDNWNIQTAHWLKRVCYERCPYNPTAATFLLSAMWHGAYPGYYLTFLTGIVITLAARAVRHNVRPYFLGSPTHKFIYDIITWAATQIAICYTVVPFVLLSVGPSLKFYRSWYFSLHIGCILLAIALPVKPRHLRLKEQQAALQPSLEITDSNQKQKAT
- the mboat2b gene encoding lysophospholipid acyltransferase 2b isoform X2 encodes the protein MTCLSCGGYRSFSMHFKSEGYCLVVALGYLSFCQITRVYVFDYGMYSADFTGPMMVITQKITSVAFEIHDGMARKEDQLNRGQKLLAIRRMPSLLEYFSYNCNFMGILAGPTCSYNDYIAFIEGSPCRHRDQETKDKVNGKSRLNDPSPNTAVIQKLATCFISLMVFLSVCKVCPVERNVDDDFIATTPIYAQVVYLYLSMLTTRPKYYFVWTLADAINNAAGFGFNGYDSEGLPRWDLISNLRIMNIECATSFKVFLDNWNIQTAHWLKRVCYERCPYNPTAATFLLSAMWHGAYPGYYLTFLTGIVITLAARAVRHNVRPYFLGSPTHKFIYDIITWAATQIAICYTVVPFVLLSVGPSLKFYRSWYFSLHIGCILLAIALPVKPRHLRLKEQQAALQPSLEITDSNQKQKAT
- the mboat2b gene encoding lysophospholipid acyltransferase 2b isoform X3 produces the protein MILTGVEHMHKYCLVVALGYLSFCQITRVYVFDYGMYSADFTGPMMVITQKITSVAFEIHDGMARKEDQLNRGQKLLAIRRMPSLLEYFSYNCNFMGILAGPTCSYNDYIAFIEGSPCRHRDQETKDKVNGKSRLNDPSPNTAVIQKLATCFISLMVFLSVCKVCPVERNVDDDFIATTPIYAQVVYLYLSMLTTRPKYYFVWTLADAINNAAGFGFNGYDSEGLPRWDLISNLRIMNIECATSFKVFLDNWNIQTAHWLKRVCYERCPYNPTAATFLLSAMWHGAYPGYYLTFLTGIVITLAARAVRHNVRPYFLGSPTHKFIYDIITWAATQIAICYTVVPFVLLSVGPSLKFYRSWYFSLHIGCILLAIALPVKPRHLRLKEQQAALQPSLEITDSNQKQKAT